From one Lycium barbarum isolate Lr01 chromosome 6, ASM1917538v2, whole genome shotgun sequence genomic stretch:
- the LOC132600253 gene encoding adenylate isopentenyltransferase 3, chloroplastic-like — protein MGATGTGKTRLSVHLATHFKGEIINSDKMQVYKGLDIVTNKITDYEKQGVPHHLLGEIEPDVEFTAEDFCSQAIFYIESISKSGCVPIIVGGSNSYIEKLVEDPEFMFKSKYDCCFIWVDVALPVLFSFVRVRVDQMVNAGLVNEVRGIFVPDADYTKGIRRSIGVPEMDKYLREENKLDNDEESKKTLLESAIEEIKLNTCELICRQLAKIRQFRNEKMWPLHHIDATSVFRKVEKESVDNAWKEIVWKPCLEIVEEFLKDDDQKINVEAAKLME, from the exons ATGGGAGCAACAGGAACTGGAAAAACTCGTCTCTCTGTTCATCTTGCAACCCATTTTAAAGGAGAAATCATCAACTCCGACAAAATGCAAGTGTACAAGGGACTTGACATTGTTACCAACAAGATCACAGACTATGAAAAACAAGGTGTACCACATCATTTGCTAG GTGAAATTGAGCCAGATGTTGAGTTCACGGCTGAGGATTTCTGTTCTCAAGCCATTTTCTATATAGAAAGCATTTCAAAGTCTGGATGCGTTCCAATCATCGTAGGAGGGTCAAATTCATACATTGAAAAACTCGTTGAAGACCCTGAGTTCATGTTTAAATCTAAGTACGATTGTTGCTTCATTTGGGTTGATGTTGCCTTACCTGTCTTGTTCTCTTTTGTTCGCGTAAGGGTTGATCAAATGGTCAATGCAG GGCTAGTGAATGAGGTACGGGGAATATTTGTTCCAGATGCAGATTACACTAAAGGAATCCGAAGATCCATTGGTGTCCCTGAAATGGACAAGTATTTAAGAGAAGAAAACAAATTAGACAACGATGAAGAATCTAAGAAGACACTTCTTGAATCTGCAATTGAGGAAATTAAGCTTAATACTTGCGAATTAATCTGTCGCCAACTTGCGAAAATTCGACAATTTAGGAATGAAAAAATGTGGCCGTTGCATCATATTGATGCAACTAGTGTTTTCAGAAAAGTTGAAAAAGAAAGTGTTGATAATGCATGGAAGGAAATTGTGTGGAAACCCTGCTTGGAAATTGTGGAAGAATTTCTCAAAGATGATGATCAGAAGATCAATGTTGAGGCTGCAAAACTAATGGAGTAG
- the LOC132599150 gene encoding dolichyl-diphosphooligosaccharide--protein glycosyltransferase 48 kDa subunit: protein MARALPLLTLVSFLAVVCNAFSPENPTDRKILVLLDDFSIKSSHSLYFQSLQTRGFDLDFKLADDPKIALQRYGQYLYDALILFSPSIESLGGSLNAAAILDFVDSGHDLILAADASASDLIREIATECGVDFDEDQAAMVIDHTSFAVSDTEGDHTLIAGDNLIQSDVILGREKIKAPVLFKGIGHSVNPANSLVLKILSASPSAYSANPKSKLSTPPTLTGSAISLVSVVQARNNARILISGSLSMFSNRFFRSGVQKAGSTINHEKSGNEQFVTEISKWVFHERGHLKAGNVRHHKVGEADEPSIYRINDELEYSLEIYEWSGTSWEPYVADDVQVQFYMMSPYVLKTMSTDKKGVYYTSFKVPDVYGVFQFKVEYEKLGVTSLSLAKQIPVRPFRHNEYERFITAAFPYYGASFSMMGGFFLFSLVYLYHK, encoded by the exons ATGGCTCGAGCACTACCTTTACTCACACTCGTCAGTTTCCTGGCTGTTGTTTGTAATGCATTTTCTCCTGAAAACCCTACAGATCGGAAAATCTTGGTTCTCCTCGATGATTTCTCTATCAAATCTTCACATTCTCTATACTTTCAGTCTCTCCAAACACGCGGTTTCGATCTCGATTTCAAGCTCGCTGATGATCCTAAAATCGCATTACAACGTTACGGCCAGTATTTATATGACGCCTTAATCCTCTTCTCCCCTTCCATTGAAA GTTTGGGTGGATCACTTAATGCGGCAGCTATTCTGGATTTTGTTGATTCTGGTCATGATTTGATCCTTGCCGCTGATGCATCTGCATCTGATCTGATTCGAGAGATTGCTACTGAGTGTGGTGTTGATTTCGATGAG GATCAGGCAGCTATGGTCATTGATCATACAAGCTTTGCAGTTTCTGATACAGAAGGGGACCATACCTTAATTGCTGGTGATAATCTCATTCAGTCTGATGTGATCTTGGGCAGAGAAAAGATCAAG GCTCCTGTACTGTTCAAGGGGATTGGTCATTCTGTAAATCCGGCCAATAGCTTG GTGCTGAAAATCCtctcagcttctccttcagcataTTCAGCTAATCCTAAATCCAAACTGTCAACTCCACCAACACTAACTGGATCTGCGATCAGTCTTGTTTCAGTTGTGCAG GCAAGAAATAATGCTCGGATTCTTATATCTGGCTCCTTAAGCATGTTTAGCAATCG ATTCTTCAGATCTGGGGTGCAAAAGGCTGGAAGCACAATCAA CCATGAGAAATCTGGGAATGAGCAGTTTGTGACTGAAATTAGCAAGTGGGTCTTCCATGAAAGAGGTCATCTCAAG GCTGGGAATGTAAGACATCACAAAGTTGGGGAGGCAGATGAACCTTCTATATACAGAATCAATGATGAACTG GAATATTCTCTTGAGATTTATGAATGGTCTGGAACAAGTTGGGAACCTTATGTTGCAGATGATGTTCAAGTTCAGTTTTACATGATGAGCCCCTACGTTCTAAAAACCATGTCGACCGATAAGAAG GGTGTCTATTATACATCATTCAAGGTTCCAGATGTTTATGGAGTATTCCAGTTTAAGGTTGAGTATGAGAAATTAGGAGTCACAAGCTTGAGCCTTGCAAAGCAG ATTCCCGTGCGACCATTCAGACATAACGAATATGAGAGATTTATAACAGCTGCTTTTCCTTATTATGGAGCATCCTTCTCTATG ATGGGTGGTTTCTTCCTCTTCTCCTTGGTTTATCTCTACCACAAGTAG
- the LOC132600252 gene encoding putative lipid-transfer protein DIR1 encodes MEARQNLVLFAALLMVAAIGVEMATAEDMCGLSISDLMTCKPAVSGPKPLPPSANCCAALSKADLPCLCTFKNSPMLSIYKINPTLAMELPSKCKLDSPNCAA; translated from the coding sequence ATGGAAGCAAGGCAAAACCTTGTCCTTTTTGCAGCACTACTGATGGTGGCAGCCATCGGAGTCGAAATGGCCACTGCAGAGGACATGTGCGGCTTAAGCATTAGTGACTTAATGACTTGCAAACCAGCAGTATCTGGGCCTAAACCATTGCCACCATCTGCTAATTGTTGCGCTGCTTTAAGCAAAGCAGATTTGCCTTGCCTTTGCACTTTCAAAAACAGTCCAATGCTGTCTATTTACAAGATTAATCCCACTCTTGCTATGGAACTTCCCTCCAAATGCAAACTTGATTCTCCTAATTGCGCCGCTTAA